The Agarilytica rhodophyticola genome has a window encoding:
- a CDS encoding VCBS domain-containing protein, which yields MASLTENNVASIIRYLASGDFTSSELNATCATLNKTPEACSQLLERLFEHIAQGEPASELLTNTKQLLTLLSDHDVVGEGGIGVNGKEIKKVEKNEENSSENILQALASGRNIDKLEDDFFSHILPNEQHFSIEEIQQQIFNLLADTNNFEEAFSMAVSQYQTASDSILADTSISAKEYMLTALANGESISHLFGGFNSSIEAKLANHTPQYLNQGSSTLSDELITSLGNGQSIDSALTDALTATQQINEAYNSTSLDRSFQSGSIYQTLLHALSSGRNLTDSLADLNIDGKLQSILLQAMSNAEVNAVTLEDMLNNIQTETDVLAGKIIGDSIRQSSKNSKNKSGDEGSNEDENRVYEGINEETNEKENKSTEVSVTDILQVLSSSSDISLDAVDEKQLITILAKGHELETSLKEVQKQTIELAKISDKIQLGIGDKSLLSTLASGKELDIAVQNALDDTLSAGDSLQSNSAGTSKSAPQLLLKNLAAGAALETSISNTRAAILAEPDVQVTTDRTIFLASALASGDGVAPVLYTLDDTDVVPSTTLFQTPLESSQSAAYINESLQAFYSSLLSSLAQGQSITASIAAANEAYAINVAAVAAVQMSHNHTTHYVNNHDASAKRLIENSVQLISENSVDTGEIIHSQEIITDNIDTTTLLTQNLVVDINVNSSQYYIPPVSVDVFSSLVMNNQNTHNTKLFQQTTFAPPENTPPLFDNIDRVFANRQPSIDDLIFYVSEDSGFINAQLSVEDSDISDNHEFIFSNLPTVGIFNSDFSGIFNFRFDFAYQMLNDGQEEIMRFSYRVLDDSGEVNASSRQGQVTVIITGEDDVPFIEGDDSASLQEDMAAVLQAQGQLIIRGGDAGEQEFIAQNINGHYGVLSIAADGTWLYRADNNQEDLQTLLPGDILSETFTVTNTDGVTEQSILITINGRDDTPIISGNISARLHDGVSRLLLTSGELTAQGGDRGEEQFIATSLIGEYGEFSINVNGQWHYSADSSQTAIQQLPENAVLIDRFTVTNSDGVTTEDISITIEGRDNVPVIVGSVAGSIREDDASILSSRGDLNALGGDVGEDQFVAATYNGSYGQLSIDVDGQWHYRADSLQTAIQQLPENAVLIDLFTVTNSDGVTTEDISITIEGRNDVPVIAGTIAGSVTEDDAAILSVGGQLYALDGDLGEDQFIATTLVGNYGQLSIYGSGEWIYGAANSQAAIQALSDGQTLTEIFTVTNMDGVTTQAITITINGNNNIPVITGDTSALVMEDDGPTLITSGNLISLGGDAGEGEFISDTNRGAYGEFSINTAGEWTYTADNNLVVIQDLAPGQSLVETFSVTNADGVTTQDISITINGNDDVPIITGDVLGIVIEDTATTLMTMGSLDITGGDLGENQFNAETLNGIYGTLTISAQGQWQYQAANSQAAIQALAPGHVLTETFTLISGDGVTTEDITISINGNDDIPIITGDISGAITEDDAVTLISTGALNANGGDAGEDQFTPVILTGIYGELEINQEGEWIYEADNAQTAIQALTLGQTLTDTLTVANADGMTTQDIVITIYGSNDIPLISGDTSGEVFEDAANTLQVRGRLYATGGDAGEDEFIFQGFEGEYGILIMYNGGGWHYLADNTQSAIQQLNLGETLTEHFTVTNADGVTTASIDITIHGVDEDNSLRANMSNPFNITIENEVIREFESKPTVSSHMLLSHIDADDKENYSFHGDFYAKANNYEGTEEIFTSDDFIYSGFSLADQPAYSAI from the coding sequence ATGGCGAGTTTAACAGAAAATAATGTGGCGAGTATTATCCGTTACCTCGCCTCTGGTGATTTTACTTCTTCCGAATTAAATGCCACTTGTGCCACCCTTAACAAAACCCCAGAAGCTTGTAGCCAACTACTCGAAAGACTGTTTGAACATATAGCGCAGGGTGAGCCGGCTTCTGAATTACTAACAAATACCAAGCAACTGCTAACATTATTATCCGACCATGATGTAGTAGGGGAAGGTGGTATAGGAGTCAATGGTAAAGAAATTAAAAAAGTTGAAAAAAATGAAGAAAATAGTAGCGAAAATATTTTGCAAGCCTTAGCGTCAGGAAGAAATATTGATAAGTTAGAGGATGATTTTTTTTCTCATATATTACCCAACGAACAGCACTTTTCTATAGAGGAGATACAGCAGCAAATTTTTAATTTGTTAGCGGATACGAACAACTTTGAAGAAGCCTTTTCTATGGCTGTTTCACAGTATCAGACAGCATCCGACAGTATCCTGGCCGATACTAGTATAAGTGCAAAAGAATATATGCTTACGGCGCTGGCTAATGGCGAAAGTATTTCGCATCTGTTCGGTGGTTTTAATTCATCTATAGAGGCTAAATTAGCCAATCATACCCCTCAATACCTTAACCAAGGTTCGTCGACATTAAGCGATGAGTTAATAACATCTCTTGGTAATGGACAGTCGATCGATAGTGCACTGACTGATGCATTAACCGCTACTCAACAAATAAATGAGGCCTACAATAGCACTTCTCTCGACCGTAGCTTTCAATCTGGGAGTATCTATCAAACATTACTCCATGCCTTATCTTCAGGCCGAAATCTTACCGACTCTCTTGCTGATCTAAATATTGACGGAAAATTACAAAGTATTTTATTGCAGGCTATGTCGAATGCTGAAGTAAACGCAGTAACGTTAGAAGATATGTTAAATAATATCCAAACAGAAACTGACGTTTTGGCTGGTAAAATTATTGGCGACAGTATTAGGCAAAGCAGCAAAAACAGTAAAAATAAAAGCGGAGACGAAGGAAGTAATGAAGATGAAAATAGGGTATATGAAGGAATAAATGAAGAGACAAATGAAAAGGAAAATAAAAGTACAGAAGTGTCGGTTACCGATATTTTACAAGTACTTTCTTCGTCTTCTGATATTTCTTTAGATGCTGTTGACGAAAAACAATTAATTACGATTTTAGCCAAGGGGCATGAGCTGGAAACAAGTCTTAAAGAGGTACAGAAGCAAACAATTGAGCTTGCGAAAATTTCAGACAAAATACAGCTTGGTATAGGGGATAAGTCTTTGTTAAGTACATTGGCTTCGGGAAAAGAGCTGGATATAGCTGTACAAAACGCACTAGATGATACACTTTCTGCGGGAGATTCTCTGCAATCGAATTCTGCGGGGACGAGCAAGTCTGCTCCTCAATTGTTACTAAAGAATTTGGCAGCGGGAGCTGCATTAGAGACGTCCATTAGTAATACTCGCGCGGCGATACTAGCTGAGCCTGATGTACAGGTTACAACAGATCGAACAATATTCTTAGCTTCAGCGCTAGCTTCAGGCGATGGTGTCGCGCCTGTACTGTATACTTTAGATGATACAGATGTGGTTCCATCTACGACTTTATTTCAAACGCCGTTAGAATCCTCGCAATCGGCGGCATATATCAACGAATCCTTGCAGGCATTTTATAGTTCTTTGCTATCCTCTTTGGCACAGGGACAATCGATAACTGCTAGCATTGCAGCGGCTAATGAGGCATATGCTATTAATGTCGCCGCAGTTGCAGCGGTGCAAATGTCCCATAACCACACAACGCATTACGTTAATAATCATGATGCTTCAGCTAAGAGGCTGATAGAAAATAGCGTTCAGCTAATAAGTGAAAATTCAGTAGATACTGGCGAAATAATACATAGTCAAGAAATTATAACGGATAATATAGACACTACAACTTTACTTACTCAAAACCTCGTAGTAGACATTAATGTTAATTCATCTCAGTATTATATCCCGCCAGTATCGGTAGATGTGTTTTCATCTTTGGTGATGAACAATCAAAATACCCATAATACAAAACTATTTCAACAAACTACCTTTGCTCCGCCAGAAAATACCCCACCTTTATTTGATAATATCGACCGCGTTTTCGCTAATAGGCAGCCGAGTATTGATGACTTAATTTTTTATGTATCAGAAGATAGCGGGTTTATCAATGCTCAACTCAGCGTTGAGGATAGTGATATCTCTGATAACCACGAATTTATATTTTCAAATTTACCTACGGTGGGAATATTTAATAGTGATTTCAGCGGTATTTTTAACTTTCGTTTTGACTTTGCCTATCAGATGCTGAATGATGGACAAGAAGAGATTATGCGCTTTTCATATCGTGTGCTTGATGATTCCGGTGAAGTTAATGCAAGTAGCCGACAAGGGCAAGTGACTGTTATTATTACTGGGGAAGATGATGTGCCTTTTATCGAGGGTGATGATAGTGCGTCTTTGCAAGAAGATATGGCTGCTGTTTTACAAGCACAAGGTCAACTTATTATTCGCGGTGGCGATGCAGGAGAACAAGAGTTTATTGCTCAAAACATAAATGGACATTATGGTGTTTTAAGTATCGCGGCGGATGGCACATGGCTTTATCGTGCCGATAATAATCAGGAAGATCTGCAAACATTATTGCCTGGAGATATTTTATCTGAAACTTTTACCGTCACTAATACCGATGGTGTCACCGAACAGTCTATTTTAATAACTATTAATGGCCGAGACGATACCCCCATTATTTCCGGAAATATCAGTGCCCGTTTGCATGATGGGGTATCGAGGTTATTGCTTACCAGTGGCGAACTAACGGCGCAAGGTGGTGACCGAGGAGAGGAGCAATTTATAGCCACCTCTTTGATAGGAGAGTACGGTGAATTTTCTATTAATGTAAATGGCCAGTGGCATTATAGCGCCGATAGTTCACAAACAGCTATCCAGCAGCTTCCTGAAAATGCAGTGCTGATCGATCGTTTTACTGTGACTAATAGTGATGGTGTTACCACCGAGGACATTAGTATCACCATTGAAGGCCGTGATAATGTGCCTGTTATTGTTGGCAGTGTTGCAGGTTCGATAAGGGAAGATGATGCCTCAATCTTAAGTTCGCGCGGAGACTTGAATGCTCTTGGTGGTGATGTAGGAGAAGATCAATTTGTGGCTGCCACTTACAATGGTAGTTACGGTCAACTGTCTATTGATGTGGATGGCCAGTGGCATTATCGAGCGGACAGTCTACAAACCGCTATTCAGCAGCTTCCTGAAAATGCAGTGCTGATCGATCTTTTTACCGTGACTAATAGTGATGGGGTTACCACCGAGGACATTAGTATCACCATTGAAGGCCGTAATGATGTGCCTGTTATTGCAGGTACTATTGCAGGTTCAGTCACAGAAGATGATGCCGCAATTTTAAGTGTCGGTGGCCAGTTATATGCGTTGGATGGCGATTTAGGAGAAGACCAATTTATCGCAACGACGCTCGTAGGAAACTACGGTCAGCTCTCCATTTACGGCAGCGGAGAATGGATATATGGTGCTGCTAACTCCCAGGCAGCTATTCAAGCCTTAAGTGATGGCCAAACGTTAACTGAAATATTTACCGTCACCAATATGGATGGGGTGACCACGCAAGCAATTACAATCACGATTAATGGTAATAATAATATTCCTGTTATTACCGGGGATACATCGGCTTTGGTGATGGAAGATGATGGGCCAACCTTGATCACCTCTGGTAACTTAATTTCGCTTGGTGGTGATGCGGGTGAAGGTGAATTTATTTCTGATACCAATAGAGGCGCTTATGGTGAGTTTTCTATTAATACGGCAGGTGAGTGGACATATACAGCGGATAATAACCTCGTTGTCATTCAAGATTTAGCACCTGGCCAAAGCCTAGTAGAAACCTTTAGTGTGACCAATGCCGATGGCGTGACGACACAAGATATCAGTATCACCATTAATGGTAATGATGATGTACCTATAATTACAGGAGATGTATTGGGTATCGTTATAGAAGATACTGCCACAACATTAATGACTATGGGTAGCCTCGATATTACCGGCGGCGACTTAGGGGAGAATCAATTTAATGCCGAAACACTAAATGGTATTTATGGTACTTTAACCATCAGTGCTCAAGGCCAATGGCAATACCAGGCTGCGAATTCGCAAGCGGCAATTCAAGCGTTAGCACCAGGGCATGTGCTAACAGAAACATTTACGCTCATCAGTGGCGACGGCGTCACTACCGAAGATATTACGATTTCTATCAACGGTAATGATGATATCCCCATCATCACTGGCGACATATCGGGCGCGATCACCGAAGATGACGCAGTGACTCTTATAAGCACCGGTGCTCTGAATGCCAATGGCGGTGATGCCGGTGAAGATCAATTTACGCCTGTTATCCTCACGGGCATCTATGGCGAGCTTGAGATTAACCAAGAGGGCGAGTGGATATATGAAGCCGATAATGCACAAACGGCAATTCAAGCGTTAACCCTTGGGCAAACTCTGACAGATACGCTTACCGTGGCTAATGCGGATGGTATGACGACCCAGGATATTGTGATTACTATTTATGGTTCTAATGATATCCCTCTTATTTCTGGTGATACTTCAGGTGAAGTATTTGAAGATGCGGCGAATACTCTACAAGTCCGAGGCAGACTTTACGCCACTGGTGGTGATGCTGGTGAAGATGAGTTTATCTTTCAAGGGTTTGAAGGGGAATATGGTATCTTGATTATGTATAACGGTGGTGGTTGGCATTATCTCGCGGACAATACTCAATCGGCGATCCAGCAATTAAACTTAGGGGAAACATTAACCGAGCACTTTACCGTTACTAACGCTGATGGTGTAACAACAGCAAGTATTGATATCACTATACATGGTGTGGATGAAGACAATAGTCTTCGAGCAAATATGTCGAACCCTTTCAATATCACTATTGAAAATGAGGTTATTAGAGAATTTGAATCTAAGCCTACTGTATCTTCTCATATGCTATTGTCTCACATAGACGCTGATGATAAGGAAAATTACAGTTTTCATGGTGATTTTTATGCCAAAGCTAATAATTATGAGGGGACTGAGGAAATATTTACCAGCGACGACTTTATATATAGTGGCTTTTCTCTAGCGGATCAGCCCGCGTATTCTGCTATATAA
- a CDS encoding response regulator: MIALTLIAALVSTSFWLIKEVLITQKMDSSIINKAGYQRMLSQKISLYALYHQKALENNRMDPVIIQELFEAAKAMQENHQYLTAEKFKLSMTEALKVFYFGSDFNVDKNVKLYTQSALQLSKIKQSSELKELDLEIFDTFFVQQLLFKLNRIVAQYEYEASERVSTLSQLELFIWLASLLALMVEVLVIFRPMERIISSNFLELEKQKQHANKMQLQAEKATQIKGEFLANMSHEIRTPMNAVIGMLKLLMRSKLTQEQFHRASVAQSSAHSLLTLINDILDFSKIEADKLQLEALDFDLHKMLGEFAESMAPEVDNKGLELILDAVDVRHSKVVGDPNRIRQILTNLTSNAIKFTHHGEIVIRAALVEHDSEHHKLIISVTDTGIGIAREKLTTLFDSFSQVDASTTREYGGTGLGLAIVKKLCEKMQGDVAVNSTCGLGSCFTCDILVGVSAKSTFTLPDNEVSHLHVLIVDSNKTHGQMLVKQLNVWGVQALQACSASEALTLCENNYEQNNTLAFDLILIDSHIPYIGSDELKGEEIESENIEGEKLNSEELARKLKSDHRFRSADLVLMHSVIDTIDYVGYTDLGFVGYFSKPIWAADLQASLALIGSNLQEAGSRVSAVNQDPPEIVENIEAVDNNIDGGINSGINNSTAITWPINTRILLVDDNLINREVALAILEDSGLDVSCVTNGKEALLYLSEAQSALAYSVVLMDCQMPEMDGFTATRKIRSGEAGESNKHIVVIAMTANAMSGDMQKCLDAGMNDYLSKPIDADKLVCTLNKWINGVEVIDGGTETILNAETIWDREGALKRLRGREDRLEKLVNMYLESESERIEQLQQAAIQADSEALHRHAHSLRGVAANLSALQLQDKAADLESAAHHKLSNEYTTLMRAVVDASQQFSNVLKSF; this comes from the coding sequence GTGATAGCGTTAACCCTGATCGCCGCGCTTGTAAGTACCTCATTTTGGCTTATTAAAGAGGTGCTTATAACGCAAAAAATGGATTCATCCATTATTAATAAAGCTGGCTATCAGAGAATGCTATCGCAAAAAATTTCTTTATATGCTTTGTATCATCAAAAAGCCTTGGAAAATAATCGTATGGATCCGGTTATTATACAAGAGCTTTTCGAAGCAGCAAAAGCGATGCAAGAGAACCATCAATACCTTACGGCCGAGAAATTTAAGCTGTCAATGACAGAAGCGTTAAAAGTATTTTATTTTGGCAGTGATTTCAATGTTGATAAAAATGTCAAACTCTATACTCAAAGTGCCTTACAACTCTCTAAGATAAAACAATCTTCTGAACTTAAAGAATTGGATTTAGAAATATTCGACACATTTTTTGTGCAGCAATTGCTTTTTAAACTTAATAGGATTGTGGCGCAGTACGAATATGAGGCGAGTGAGCGAGTTAGCACTTTATCCCAGCTTGAGCTATTTATTTGGTTAGCATCTCTACTAGCATTAATGGTTGAAGTGTTAGTTATCTTTAGGCCCATGGAAAGAATAATTTCTTCCAATTTTTTAGAATTGGAAAAACAAAAACAACATGCTAACAAGATGCAGCTTCAGGCTGAGAAAGCGACTCAGATCAAAGGCGAATTTCTTGCTAATATGAGTCATGAAATTCGTACACCAATGAACGCTGTGATTGGTATGCTCAAGTTATTAATGCGTTCAAAATTAACACAGGAACAGTTTCATCGTGCCAGCGTCGCTCAATCCAGTGCTCATTCCTTACTTACGTTAATTAACGACATTTTAGATTTCTCAAAAATTGAAGCGGACAAACTACAACTTGAGGCGCTGGACTTTGACTTGCATAAAATGCTCGGAGAATTTGCCGAGTCGATGGCACCAGAAGTAGACAACAAGGGGTTAGAGCTTATTTTAGATGCAGTGGATGTCAGGCATTCTAAGGTGGTCGGTGATCCTAATAGAATTCGCCAAATATTAACAAACTTAACCAGTAATGCGATTAAGTTTACCCATCATGGGGAAATAGTGATACGAGCCGCTTTAGTTGAACATGATAGTGAACATCATAAACTTATTATTAGTGTTACTGATACCGGGATTGGTATTGCGAGAGAAAAATTGACTACCTTGTTTGACTCTTTCAGCCAAGTAGATGCATCCACTACACGAGAATATGGTGGCACGGGCCTAGGCTTGGCAATTGTTAAGAAACTGTGTGAAAAGATGCAAGGTGATGTTGCTGTCAATAGCACCTGTGGATTAGGTAGTTGTTTCACCTGCGATATTCTAGTGGGTGTTTCTGCTAAGTCTACCTTCACACTGCCCGATAACGAGGTGAGCCACCTTCATGTGTTAATCGTCGATAGTAATAAAACCCATGGCCAAATGTTAGTTAAGCAACTTAATGTTTGGGGCGTTCAAGCCTTACAGGCGTGCTCTGCCAGCGAAGCTCTAACATTATGTGAAAATAACTATGAGCAAAACAATACGCTTGCTTTCGATCTAATTCTCATAGACTCTCATATACCCTACATAGGCAGTGATGAATTAAAAGGTGAGGAAATAGAAAGTGAGAACATAGAAGGGGAAAAGCTAAACAGTGAAGAGCTGGCAAGAAAACTAAAGTCTGATCACCGTTTTCGATCTGCAGACCTGGTGCTAATGCACTCTGTTATTGATACCATTGACTATGTTGGCTATACCGATCTTGGTTTTGTTGGTTACTTTTCTAAACCTATTTGGGCAGCAGACTTACAAGCGAGTTTAGCGCTCATTGGTAGTAATCTACAAGAAGCGGGAAGTCGTGTATCCGCAGTCAATCAAGATCCACCAGAAATTGTAGAAAATATAGAAGCGGTTGATAACAATATAGACGGAGGGATAAATAGCGGCATAAACAACAGCACCGCTATTACCTGGCCCATTAATACTCGAATTCTATTAGTCGACGATAATCTCATTAATCGAGAAGTTGCGCTGGCCATTCTAGAAGACAGTGGACTAGACGTGAGCTGTGTAACCAACGGTAAAGAGGCACTTTTGTATCTTAGTGAAGCGCAAAGTGCTCTAGCATATAGTGTCGTGCTTATGGATTGTCAGATGCCGGAGATGGACGGCTTTACAGCAACACGAAAAATACGCAGTGGGGAGGCCGGTGAATCAAATAAACACATAGTGGTTATTGCTATGACGGCCAATGCCATGTCGGGTGATATGCAGAAGTGTCTCGATGCTGGAATGAATGATTATTTGTCCAAGCCCATTGATGCCGATAAGTTAGTCTGCACCTTAAACAAGTGGATAAATGGTGTAGAAGTGATCGATGGCGGTACTGAGACAATACTTAACGCTGAGACGATATGGGATAGGGAGGGTGCACTTAAGAGGCTACGTGGCCGTGAAGACAGGCTTGAGAAATTAGTTAATATGTACCTTGAAAGTGAGTCTGAGCGAATTGAGCAACTACAGCAAGCAGCTATACAAGCAGACAGTGAGGCACTTCATCGCCATGCCCATAGCTTAAGAGGCGTTGCGGCTAATTTATCGGCATTACAGCTCCAGGATAAAGCGGCGGACTTAGAGTCTGCTGCTCATCATAAATTGAGCAATGAATATACGACCTTGATGCGAGCAGTAGTTGATGCCTCCCAGCAATTTTCTAATGTATTGAAGTCCTTTTAA
- a CDS encoding AraC family transcriptional regulator, producing MSYLENVQKGINYIEANLEYGINLAQVAKESGLSQWHFQRIFKALTNETLKTYIRSRRLSNSLSKLLYSDQKIIDIALAAGYESQESYTRAFKKAFRLTPGEYRQLGDKSLFMEKIEFNHDYLTHINRNVSLVPDIYTQENMQLVGLRTRFYSVDSEKNNIAQTLPVLWEAFLARLNEISHCVPGICYGIVNQISDDTDQLEYYAAIEVSRIDSLPEGMVSFDLASSQYARFTHKGPIQDMNNTVNYIYSSWLLNSSRRHTLGPDIEIYGDQYHPSSEDSIIHYAIPVV from the coding sequence ATGAGCTATCTCGAAAATGTACAAAAAGGCATCAATTATATTGAGGCTAATTTAGAATATGGCATCAATTTAGCTCAAGTAGCGAAGGAATCAGGTCTTAGCCAATGGCATTTTCAACGTATATTTAAAGCGCTAACCAATGAAACATTAAAAACCTATATTCGTTCGAGACGCTTATCTAATTCATTAAGTAAACTGTTATATAGTGATCAAAAGATTATTGATATTGCTTTAGCTGCAGGTTATGAATCACAAGAAAGTTATACTCGTGCGTTTAAAAAAGCTTTTAGGCTAACACCTGGTGAATATCGCCAACTAGGTGATAAAAGCTTATTTATGGAGAAAATTGAGTTTAATCATGATTATCTAACACACATTAATCGTAATGTCTCTCTGGTGCCTGACATATATACACAAGAGAATATGCAACTTGTGGGTTTGCGAACACGCTTTTATAGTGTCGATTCTGAAAAAAATAATATTGCACAAACCTTGCCTGTCTTGTGGGAAGCGTTTTTAGCACGCCTCAATGAAATTTCTCACTGTGTGCCAGGTATTTGCTATGGCATTGTCAATCAGATAAGTGATGATACGGATCAGCTTGAGTATTATGCCGCTATTGAAGTGAGTCGTATTGACAGTTTACCCGAAGGTATGGTGAGTTTTGATTTGGCCTCATCTCAATACGCGAGGTTTACACATAAAGGCCCCATCCAAGATATGAATAATACGGTGAATTATATCTATTCTAGCTGGCTGTTAAATTCAAGTAGACGCCATACGCTAGGTCCCGATATAGAAATTTATGGTGACCAATATCATCCTTCTTCAGAAGACTCTATTATTCACTATGCTATACCTGTCGTTTAG
- a CDS encoding SMP-30/gluconolactonase/LRE family protein yields the protein MIDIEQIKFIGRELDRPECVLVTQAGNIYTSDFRGGITHITASGEQFFYGGITIEGDEKLKPNGIALLKDGSFLAAHLGDNRGGVYRVERNNNITPYLTSIDNILLPPTNFVYLDHQQRLWITVSTRTRPRADAYRADVRNGFIIVVDKDGAKIVADNIGYTNEVYVPPSGDVLFVNATFSRELISYKISENNTLHSPKTVCHFGTGIYPDGLTMDVEGYLWVSSIVSNRLLRINPHNGQQDIIVDDSDPEFIDWVEQAYQHNTMSREHLTQIKSRKLANISSLAFGGNDLSTMYLGCLLGKEVAIVPPATHSGLNNLAILPIAGQAPAHWEFDN from the coding sequence GTGATTGATATAGAACAGATTAAGTTTATTGGTCGAGAGTTGGATCGCCCTGAATGCGTGCTTGTAACCCAAGCTGGCAATATCTATACCTCTGATTTTCGCGGCGGAATTACACATATAACAGCCAGTGGCGAGCAATTTTTTTATGGCGGAATTACTATAGAAGGCGACGAAAAACTCAAACCCAATGGTATTGCACTATTGAAAGATGGGAGTTTTTTAGCGGCTCACCTGGGAGATAATCGAGGTGGTGTATATAGAGTAGAACGCAATAACAACATTACACCCTATCTTACATCAATAGATAATATACTCCTACCACCGACCAACTTTGTTTACCTCGATCATCAACAGCGACTATGGATTACTGTCAGCACCCGTACACGGCCTAGAGCTGATGCATATCGGGCCGATGTGCGAAACGGCTTTATTATAGTAGTAGATAAAGACGGAGCGAAAATTGTAGCCGATAATATTGGCTACACCAATGAAGTATATGTTCCTCCAAGTGGCGATGTATTATTTGTGAATGCAACTTTTAGTCGTGAACTCATAAGCTATAAAATAAGTGAAAATAATACACTACACTCTCCTAAAACGGTGTGCCACTTTGGTACCGGCATTTATCCTGATGGCCTGACGATGGATGTCGAGGGTTACTTATGGGTAAGTAGCATTGTCAGCAATCGTCTTCTGCGTATCAACCCTCATAATGGTCAACAGGATATTATTGTTGACGATAGCGATCCTGAATTTATTGATTGGGTAGAACAAGCATACCAGCACAATACTATGTCCAGGGAGCATCTTACTCAAATTAAAAGTCGCAAGCTCGCTAATATTTCTTCATTGGCTTTCGGTGGTAACGACCTATCCACAATGTATCTTGGTTGCTTATTGGGAAAAGAAGTTGCGATAGTTCCCCCTGCTACTCACTCAGGTCTTAATAACTTGGCAATACTGCCCATTGCAGGTCAAGCACCTGCGCATTGGGAATTTGATAACTAA
- a CDS encoding Gfo/Idh/MocA family protein → MKHHNIAIIGVGAGYFSQFHYDAWQRIPEVTLVGTCDNNLEQARACAQQYDIPAYTDDLAKFLKEYVKSHPTVKEQPLILDVITPSGTHLDYVTIAAQYGLDVICQKPFGESIEQAKQMIDIAKAANIQLIVHENFRFMPWYRHIKNIIGHGFIGELLEAQYNLRPGDGQGDQAYLSRQPYFQKMEKFLIHETGIHFIDTFRFLFGEVSNVFAKLRRCNSVIQGEDAGILIFELANNAQATFNGNRLLDHGCTNLRRTMGEMLIEGTAGSIYLDGNADIWLRAFGEEKGTQYDYKWNDSNFGGDCVYEFNSHIVRHYLEEGPLETSAQDYLRNLVIENAVYQSSKEKRVIEVAGD, encoded by the coding sequence ATGAAACATCACAATATCGCTATTATAGGTGTTGGCGCGGGCTATTTTAGTCAATTTCATTACGACGCTTGGCAACGAATTCCCGAAGTCACTCTGGTGGGTACCTGTGATAACAACTTAGAACAAGCACGCGCCTGCGCCCAACAGTATGATATTCCCGCCTACACTGATGATCTCGCTAAATTTTTAAAGGAATATGTAAAAAGTCACCCTACTGTTAAAGAACAGCCTTTGATACTTGACGTTATCACACCATCTGGCACCCACCTGGACTACGTAACAATTGCCGCGCAATACGGCTTAGATGTTATCTGCCAAAAACCTTTTGGCGAGAGTATTGAACAAGCCAAGCAAATGATAGATATAGCCAAAGCGGCCAATATACAGCTGATTGTGCATGAAAATTTTCGCTTTATGCCATGGTATCGCCATATAAAAAACATCATTGGTCATGGTTTTATTGGGGAGCTACTAGAAGCACAGTACAACTTACGACCAGGTGATGGACAAGGAGATCAAGCGTATCTATCACGCCAGCCATACTTTCAAAAAATGGAGAAGTTTTTAATTCATGAAACAGGAATTCATTTTATTGATACCTTCCGCTTTTTGTTTGGCGAGGTATCCAATGTATTTGCCAAACTCCGTCGCTGTAACTCAGTTATCCAAGGAGAAGATGCTGGAATTTTAATATTTGAATTAGCCAATAACGCGCAGGCAACATTTAATGGTAATCGTCTGTTAGATCATGGCTGCACCAACCTGCGTCGAACCATGGGAGAAATGTTAATAGAAGGGACGGCAGGAAGTATTTATCTCGATGGCAACGCAGACATATGGTTGCGAGCTTTCGGTGAAGAAAAAGGCACTCAATACGATTATAAATGGAATGATAGTAATTTTGGTGGTGATTGTGTCTATGAATTCAACTCACACATTGTCAGACATTACCTTGAAGAAGGCCCACTGGAAACCAGCGCTCAGGATTACTTACGTAATCTTGTAATAGAAAATGCAGTATATCAATCGAGCAAAGAAAAAAGAGTAATAGAGGTGGCTGGTGATTGA